Below is a window of Mucilaginibacter ginkgonis DNA.
TTTTAAGATTTGATTAAACGTTGTGCGCCAAAACTGCGCCAATATTCACCGTGCCAAATATAGTAACCGGTGACGACTTATCGAAACGTTAATACGTAACATTCTGCCATAACTAAAGGAGCATACACCACTTCTTAAAATTCACAGAGTATCTTTAACTTGATAACGCGTCTTTATCTTTAACTTTTTGTTTGATTGCGTCTAGATCCAATCCCTGCTTCATTTCCTCAAGATCTGCATCATTAGTAGCAATACCTAATTTGGTTTGAATGTCGTGAAGCATAGTCAGCACTTTTGTGATTTCATGTTCAGCGCGTACGTTAATTTCAAATTCTACCTCCTCGCGTATCTTCTCCAACCTGCGTTGCCTGCCCTGACTGATCAATATAGTAATGGTAAGTATCAAGGCAAATACAGACAGTACCGAGTCCATAATATTGAAAGGTGCCGGGTCGAATGCTTTCACACCAGGTATGACATTTACATTAAACAGTATGTAAATGGCAATAGCTGCGCAAATGATCATTAAAAAAGCAAAATTGCCTAATGCGTCGGATACGGCTATAGCTATGCGGTCAGCCTTAGTTTCATCAATCTGAAACTCAGATTTAAGTCCTTGTTCATTGCTCGTTTTTCGTGATTTATACTTCGGCTTCATCTTACAATGTATGAAACTCTTGGTCAATATTTAGATATAAGAAAGATACCTGCTATCATTAGGCAAGCACCTATAAGTCGCGGGATTGACAATGGGTGAATTTCTGTACCAAACCACCCGTATTTGTCAATCACTACAGACATAATGAGGTTTGAAGTGATAATAAGTCCGGCGAATGTACCAACACCTACTTTATCAACGTATACAAATGTCAAAACAATTGCTATACAGCAAGCTATACCGCCTAAGTAAGCCCACCAGGGAATTCGTTGAAGCAAAGTGAACGATGGTAACGGTGATCCGCTGAAAAGAAAAATGATTAACAAAATTACCAATACGGGTAAAAAGCATACCAAGCCGGCTATCCAGGGGTTTTGAAGATGCTTAAATAAAGATGCATTCATCGGTGGGCCGCATGCTTCGATGATACCGGCTAATACAATTATGGCGAAAAGCCAGAAAGAGTTGCTTTGCATAGTTAGGATCTGATTATATCTACAGGCTCTTAACACGGCAACTAGCTACTTGTTAGCTTATGATTTGTATTTTCCTTAAACACATACAAAGGCGGTTATGCATAACAATCCTAATTTACGCGTGGGGCTTGCCCATCCTAAAACTTGATGGAGGCTACTTCACAATTTGGCTAAAAATGATGCAGTACATTTGTCAGCGGCATTAAGGCAAAACGTTAAGCATTTAAATACGCCACGTACTGCTCATCAAAACTTCCGTCATTATAAAGATCTATTAATCCGTAGCCCGGCGTGGTCTCCCGGCGGTTACCATTCCACCAGGCGCCGCTAACGGCACCATTGCAAATATAGGTTACATTGTTATAAACCAACTTTTCGCGCAGGTGTATATGGCCCGACAAGCATAGCTTAACATTTGGATGCTGATAAAAAAGCTTTATGATTGCAGCATTGTCTGTATGCATATCGCCGCCCAGCATTACCCATTTGTTTATCGTATTCTCGTCTATCAGGTTTGTGGCTGTTAAATCGGGATGTGCGACACCACTAGAACAGGTGTCGAGGCATCTGTGGTAGCAAGTTCGTTCTGCAGCCAGTTAAATTGCTCGTCGCCAAGTTTGCCTATATACCAGGTATCGTCAATATCCAGGTGAACACTGTCAAGCACTATAAATTTCCACCCGTTTTGCGTAAAACTATAATACGGCTTAGCTAATTGCAGCTGATCCATGGAATAGCGCTTGCCGTAAAGGGCCTGACCTTTATCGTCTTCGTTCCACCAAATGTCGTGGTTACCCAGGCAATAACGCACCGGCATGTTGCATTCGGCTTTCATGATATCATGGCTCAGTTTCCACTGTGCATCAATGGTAGCCAGATTTTCCTTGTTCATATCAAAAACGATATCGCCGCCGTTAAGCACACAATCTACTTTTGGGTTCTGCTGCTGCATATGGTGCAGGCACTTTACAAACTTGCCGGGTGCACCGAGTTCATTTTTTAAGTGAATATCAGTAAGGTGGGCAACGCGAAGCACACGTTTCCTGGACTTCTCTACAGTGGCAGATAATAATGACGGTGCTAAGAACAACCCGCCTATATTCTTCAATGCCGATCTTCTTTCCATGCTAATAATTGCTGCTAAATAATTTAGGCCTCATTAATATTCCATTGCCAATGATTACTTGTTATTTTATTATGAGACAACCGTAAGGCTATGATTATCCGTACTTTATATATAGCTTGCTTTACCAATAAATTTGCCTGATGCTTAAAATTTATACCGTCATTCTGTTGTGCATTGTTTTGCTGGCCGGCGGCTGTAAAAAAGAAAACCCCGAGCCCGATCCCGGCCCTTACATCCCGTTAGAATCTACAATCATCAAAGGCTTGGGGATGAATACCCCCCTAACCGGTAAATGGGATTGGGTTAAAGCCATCAGCGGCACTTTCGGCACATCAAATCCGGTTTCTACCGGAATCGACGAAAAGGTGGTGTTCACTAACGATTCTACCATGACCATCTATCATAATAATTTATATTACTATCAATTCAAGTATTTGTATTACATCAATTATAAATTCGGTTCACGTACGCTGAATATGACCGCAATAGGCGATTCTAAATACGAGACCGTTATAAAAAATGACACCTTAACCTTCTCTACCTTCGAATATGGCAATTACGACCAACGTATTTACGTTAAACTGAAGTAATCGCTTGGGGAACATTCTCTTCAAACACGCGGTCTAAAATCTGCTGCGTAATATCAGGGTAATCTACCGGGATCACTTCGCCGTTATCAAGCCAGTTACGAATGGTTTTTTCGTGTTTGCTTTTCAGGCTCTTAATTACCGGCACCCCCATAGATTTCAAAGCTGCCGCGTTTAACTGTTGCTCATATTGGGTTTTCATAGGGATTACCAACAGTTTCTTTTTCATGAAAAGCACCTCTGACGGTGTTTCAAAGCCGGCCCCGCACAGCACTCCGCTTGAGGAAGCCATACTTTTGATAAACTTATTGTTGCTTACCGGTTGAATGGTAATATTCTTATGTCGCAAGAGTTTTTTGTTGTGCTTAGAGAATACCTCCCAGGTAATGTCTTTAAAATTAGATAGGTGTTTTATCAGGCGCTCATCATCATAAGCGGGCAGGTACACCGTATAGTGGCCATTATCGGTAACCTCTAACTCGCGCACTTGCTGACGTATCACCGGCGTATAGATATTATCGCCGAATGATTTAAAGTGGAAACCATATTGCGCAGTAACGGGCGCGTATTGCTTAAGGATCATTTTACCCATCAGGTCGGTCGAATCCGGCAGCGGAACGTTATCAGCCAATACAGCCGCTTGATGGCTTAAACCAATGCACGGTTTATTTTTACCATGGCAGGCCCATGAGCTTACCGGCTCAAAATCTGATATAACCAGGTCATATTGATCTACATCGAGTTCATTGATCTCTTTTAAAAACTTGCGGATATCTGAGCGGTAAAAAGATTTCCAAAGGTCTACCCCTCCTTTTTTTCCGAACACAAACCCCATTCCGTGGAATTTATATTTAACCGGAAAAGGCAATTTCAGATCGCCCTGGTTACCGCTGACAAGAACGTCAACATCGGCCATGTTTTTTAAAAGCGGGACAATGTCCATTGAGCGGCTTAGGTGGCCGTTACCCGTTCCCTGGATAGCGTATAGTACTCTCATCTGTTCCTGCTAAAAATAGGCCGATAGTGTTAAATAAACATCAGCAATACATCAAATTAAGTTTAATTTACCTGCATTGGTACTTCCATCAGTAAAATGCGGGAGCCTTGTTTGGTGTCTACTGTTAATGCGTCTGTACCCCATATGCCCAAGCCGTCGCGTTTGTTGAGTTCATGACCATTTATTACGGTATTGCCTTCCAGGATAAAAGCATACACGCCATGTTCAGCGTTTTTAAGCTGATAACTTAATTGCGTGTCCTTGTCGAACGTACCAATAGAGAAGTATGCATCCTGATAGATCCAAACGCCGGCATCATCCTTGTTCGGCGACAGCACTTGAACAAACTCATTTTTAACGGACAGATTTATTTCCTGCTGGTCGTAACGTGGCGTTACATTGCGCTTGTTCGGAATGATCCATATCTGCAAAAACTTTACAGTTTTATCATGTACATGGTTTTGCTCTGAGTGATAGATTCCTGTGCCGGCGCTCATTACCTGAATCTCGCCCTGCTTAATAACGGCCTCGTTACCCATGCTGTCTTTGTGCACCAGCTCGCCCTCAAGCGGGATAGAGATGATCTCCATATTGTCGTGCGGATGTTTACCAAAACCCATCCCGCCTGATACCGTGTCGTCATTCAATACACGAAGGACGCCAAAGTTCATTCGCTCTGGATCATAATATCCGCCGAAGCTAAAACTGTGTTTACTGTTAAGCCAGCCATGATCTGCCGCGCCACGGGTATCGGCTTTATGTAGAATGTAGTTTTCCATAGTAGTATAATTTTGACTTGCCGCCTCCAACACATAAATTTGGAAAGCACCCGCAAAGTTAAACTTCTTACAGATGAAAAAAATTTACCCGGCTTTTATTGCATTGGCATTGACAACCTCGGCATGCGTACACACATCAGGTTATGATGAATACCAAACCGCCAAAAACCGCGAGACAATAAATCAATTTTTTGATGCTTTTAATAAGCATGATTTTAAGCTGATGTCATCTTACTATGCCGACACCGCTAAATTTTTAGATCCGTCTTTAGGTAAAGATTTTGTCAGCCAGTCGCACGCACAAACTACAGCAAAGTACACGCAGCTAGCGGGCATGTTCCCTAATTTGAAAGACAGCCTGACTAACACCATTGCCAAAGACGACCAGGTAATCACTCAATTCATATCAACCGGCACCGCTGCTGATGGCAAATCGTTTAACCTGCCTATTTGCACGGTGTTTAAGCTGAAGGACGGAAAGATCATTTCTGATGCTACTTATTACGATAGCAAGATGTAGCGACTTTTGTCATGCAGAGCGTAGCGAAGCATCTTATTTAGCTATACATGTACGCATAAGATTCCTTGCAAGCTCGGAATGACAATCGCTTTTAGAAAGCGTACCCTACTTCAGATAAACATATGTAATCCCGCTGCCGCCACGGTCGGCGTGCTCATCTTCCATATGGCTTACCTGATCATATTTCTTCAGGTAATCGCGGATCAATTTTCTGAGGATACCATCCCCCTTGCCGTGCAATATTTTCAGGCTGCCAATGCCCATCATTACTGCCCTGTCGAACATCTTTTCAATGGCGAACAAAGCATCTTCACCTCGCATGCCGCGCACGTCTATCTCCGGGCTAAAACTGGCTACCTCAGTGGTCTGGCTGCTATAACTGCGTCTTACATCTTTGGGTACTTCCTTTTTAGACACCTTCTGTACCTTGCTTTTCTTGGCTACAGTGCGCAGATCGCCAATGGCGATGATCACGTTGTCGCGGGCAATCTCCATTACCTGCCCTGTGGTGTCAGAATCCTTCAATTTCACCCAGTCGCCCACTTTAACTTCGCTGTCATTTACAGGTGTTACAGATTTTGCTGGGGCAGCATGGATTTTGGTTTTCTGCAACTCGCTGTTTAAATTCTCGCGTAGCTTGCGGGTTTCTTCTTTATCTGCCTGGCTGCTTTTAATACCGGCTATGGTATTTTCAACCAGTTTATTAGCGTTAAGGATAATGTTTTGCGCCTCCTGTTTGGCCTCGCGGATTAGGTTGCGCTTATTTTCTTCCAGATAGCTCTTCAGTTGCTCATTCTCTTTTTTAAGCAAGTTTACCTTGCGCGTTTCTTTATCAAGATTTGTGCGGGTATCGTAAATTTCTTTTTTCTCGCGCTCCAAATCGACCAGCAGCGTATCCACCTTCTTTTGGCTAAAGCCAATCTTATTCTTAGCCAGGTTTAGCACATTTTGCGGCAGGCCTATTTTCTGCGCTATTTCAAAAGCGTACGAGCTTCCCGGTTTGCCCACTTCTAATATGTATAGCGGCCTCATTTCGCGGTTGTCAAAAAGCATCGACGCGTTTTCTAATCCCTCTGTGTTGCCGGCGAATATTTTTAGGTTAGAATAGTGGGTGGTAACTACTCCCCTTACTTTCTTCTGGTTGAGTGACTCTAAAACAGCCTCGGCAATTGGTCCGCCAAATTGCGGGTCTGTGCCGGTTCCAAACTCATCTATCAAAATCAGCGTTTTGGCATTGGCGTGCTCCACAAAGTATTTCATTTTTGAGAGATGCGCGCTGTACGTACTCAAGTCGCTTTCAATGGATTGGTCGTCACCAATATCCGCGAAGATTTGTTTGTAAACGCCTACCTGGCTGCTATCATCGGCGGGAATCAATAAACCGGCCTGGGCCATCATTTGCAGCAGGCCAATGGTTTTCATACAAACAGATTTACCACCCGCGTTCGGTCCGGACACCACAACTACGCGCGTCGCATCGTCAATTGTAACATTTAACGGCACAACCGTTTTATGCTCCTTTTTAAAGCTCAGGTAAAGCAGTGGGTGGCGCGCATTGATCAGTTTAGCGCCCGGTTCATTAACCAGTTTTGGCATACCGGCTTCGATATCTATCGCGAAAAGCCCCTTCGCCCTTACAAAATCAAGCTTGGTAAGCAGGCCGTGGTAAGATAAAAGTAAGGGCACAAACGGGCGCAACTCGTCCGTAAGCGTAGTAAGAATCTTTATCACTTCTCGGCGGCGTTCAAACTCCAGATCGCGGATGTGATTGTTAAGCGTAAAAACTTCTTCAGGTTCTATGTATACCGTCTGCCCGGAGGCAGACTCGTCGTGCACAAAGCCTTTGATCTTTCGTTTATTCTCCGCCAAAACGGGTATACAAAGCCTTCCGTCGCGAACGGTCAACGAGCCATCGGCGGTCCAGCCATTAGCAGTTGCAGATTTATATATCTGGTCTATCTTTCGGCGGGCATCTTGCTCTGCTTTAGCAATACCGGAAGTGATGTCTTCCAGTTCCCGCGACGCATTCGGCCTTATCTTACCTTTTTGATCTATAACAAGGTCGATCTTCTTTAAAATGCTTTTCTCAACCGGCAGATGCTCAAATAACGCTTCGAGAAAAGGATAAACGCCTTCGCGATCGTTAAAGTAACCTATCACGGCAAACACTGTCGTCAAAGATACCTGCGCCCTGAAAAATTCATCCTCCGTTAGGAACGAACCCTCAACACGCATCTTATTGGCCAGCGATTTGACGTCGTAAAAATGGTTGATGGGCAGGGCATCATCATTTTGTAACACGTTTTTAAACTCGGCGGCTTGGTTTAAAAACTTATTGATCTGCTCAAAGTTGTTCATTACCTGCATGCGGCCGGCTAATTCGCGGCCCATATCGCTCAGGCAATGCTGTTTCAGCAATTCCTTTATCTCGGTAAAACCAAGTTTATCAACGCTATTTTCCGGAAATATCATATTAGCGGGGCTCAATTGATCATCTCCCCTTTTTTTAGCAGCGGCACTTTACTTTGTTGCGCCTTGGCAGCAGAGTCTGCCAGGTGTTTGGTGCGCTGCGCGTTTTTTGCAGAATCTTGTTTTGCTATCTGTGCCCGCACTTTACTAAGGGAATCTACCTTTGCGGCCAATTGCTTTGTAACCTCGTCATACATCTGGTCAAAAAGTTCGGGCTGGTTTGCATAGTAAACTGTACTGCGTTTAAACTGCGCAGTATCTGTATGGAAATTTTGAAATAAATGCATGTATTTAGCCATACCATATTTATAGAGCGTGTCCGGCTGCTGGGATTTTGAAATCATATACCCATCAACAATATGAACTTGTACAAGCAGATCA
It encodes the following:
- a CDS encoding DUF1003 domain-containing protein gives rise to the protein MKPKYKSRKTSNEQGLKSEFQIDETKADRIAIAVSDALGNFAFLMIICAAIAIYILFNVNVIPGVKAFDPAPFNIMDSVLSVFALILTITILISQGRQRRLEKIREEVEFEINVRAEHEITKVLTMLHDIQTKLGIATNDADLEEMKQGLDLDAIKQKVKDKDALSS
- a CDS encoding DMT family transporter: MQSNSFWLFAIIVLAGIIEACGPPMNASLFKHLQNPWIAGLVCFLPVLVILLIIFLFSGSPLPSFTLLQRIPWWAYLGGIACCIAIVLTFVYVDKVGVGTFAGLIITSNLIMSVVIDKYGWFGTEIHPLSIPRLIGACLMIAGIFLISKY
- a CDS encoding metallophosphoesterase family protein, with protein sequence MLGGDMHTDNAAIIKLFYQHPNVKLCLSGHIHLREKLVYNNVTYICNGAVSGAWWNGNRRETTPGYGLIDLYNDGSFDEQYVAYLNA
- a CDS encoding metallophosphoesterase family protein, whose protein sequence is MERRSALKNIGGLFLAPSLLSATVEKSRKRVLRVAHLTDIHLKNELGAPGKFVKCLHHMQQQNPKVDCVLNGGDIVFDMNKENLATIDAQWKLSHDIMKAECNMPVRYCLGNHDIWWNEDDKGQALYGKRYSMDQLQLAKPYYSFTQNGWKFIVLDSVHLDIDDTWYIGKLGDEQFNWLQNELATTDASTPVLVVSHIPI
- a CDS encoding glycosyltransferase family protein yields the protein MRVLYAIQGTGNGHLSRSMDIVPLLKNMADVDVLVSGNQGDLKLPFPVKYKFHGMGFVFGKKGGVDLWKSFYRSDIRKFLKEINELDVDQYDLVISDFEPVSSWACHGKNKPCIGLSHQAAVLADNVPLPDSTDLMGKMILKQYAPVTAQYGFHFKSFGDNIYTPVIRQQVRELEVTDNGHYTVYLPAYDDERLIKHLSNFKDITWEVFSKHNKKLLRHKNITIQPVSNNKFIKSMASSSGVLCGAGFETPSEVLFMKKKLLVIPMKTQYEQQLNAAALKSMGVPVIKSLKSKHEKTIRNWLDNGEVIPVDYPDITQQILDRVFEENVPQAITSV
- a CDS encoding pirin family protein; the encoded protein is MENYILHKADTRGAADHGWLNSKHSFSFGGYYDPERMNFGVLRVLNDDTVSGGMGFGKHPHDNMEIISIPLEGELVHKDSMGNEAVIKQGEIQVMSAGTGIYHSEQNHVHDKTVKFLQIWIIPNKRNVTPRYDQQEINLSVKNEFVQVLSPNKDDAGVWIYQDAYFSIGTFDKDTQLSYQLKNAEHGVYAFILEGNTVINGHELNKRDGLGIWGTDALTVDTKQGSRILLMEVPMQVN
- a CDS encoding nuclear transport factor 2 family protein, whose protein sequence is MKKIYPAFIALALTTSACVHTSGYDEYQTAKNRETINQFFDAFNKHDFKLMSSYYADTAKFLDPSLGKDFVSQSHAQTTAKYTQLAGMFPNLKDSLTNTIAKDDQVITQFISTGTAADGKSFNLPICTVFKLKDGKIISDATYYDSKM
- a CDS encoding endonuclease MutS2; the encoded protein is MIFPENSVDKLGFTEIKELLKQHCLSDMGRELAGRMQVMNNFEQINKFLNQAAEFKNVLQNDDALPINHFYDVKSLANKMRVEGSFLTEDEFFRAQVSLTTVFAVIGYFNDREGVYPFLEALFEHLPVEKSILKKIDLVIDQKGKIRPNASRELEDITSGIAKAEQDARRKIDQIYKSATANGWTADGSLTVRDGRLCIPVLAENKRKIKGFVHDESASGQTVYIEPEEVFTLNNHIRDLEFERRREVIKILTTLTDELRPFVPLLLSYHGLLTKLDFVRAKGLFAIDIEAGMPKLVNEPGAKLINARHPLLYLSFKKEHKTVVPLNVTIDDATRVVVVSGPNAGGKSVCMKTIGLLQMMAQAGLLIPADDSSQVGVYKQIFADIGDDQSIESDLSTYSAHLSKMKYFVEHANAKTLILIDEFGTGTDPQFGGPIAEAVLESLNQKKVRGVVTTHYSNLKIFAGNTEGLENASMLFDNREMRPLYILEVGKPGSSYAFEIAQKIGLPQNVLNLAKNKIGFSQKKVDTLLVDLEREKKEIYDTRTNLDKETRKVNLLKKENEQLKSYLEENKRNLIREAKQEAQNIILNANKLVENTIAGIKSSQADKEETRKLRENLNSELQKTKIHAAPAKSVTPVNDSEVKVGDWVKLKDSDTTGQVMEIARDNVIIAIGDLRTVAKKSKVQKVSKKEVPKDVRRSYSSQTTEVASFSPEIDVRGMRGEDALFAIEKMFDRAVMMGIGSLKILHGKGDGILRKLIRDYLKKYDQVSHMEDEHADRGGSGITYVYLK
- a CDS encoding DUF4296 domain-containing protein; translated protein: MTACKNRSTPEGIIPRDRMVDLLVQVHIVDGYMISKSQQPDTLYKYGMAKYMHLFQNFHTDTAQFKRSTVYYANQPELFDQMYDEVTKQLAAKVDSLSKVRAQIAKQDSAKNAQRTKHLADSAAKAQQSKVPLLKKGEMIN